A part of Colius striatus isolate bColStr4 chromosome 13, bColStr4.1.hap1, whole genome shotgun sequence genomic DNA contains:
- the LOC104562676 gene encoding brain-specific homeobox/POU domain protein 3, translating into MMSMNSKQAFSMHPILHEPKYPHLHTSSEAIRRACLPAPQIQGNIFAGFDETLLRGAEALAAVDIVSQKTHPFKPDATYHTMSSVSCTPTSSSVHLHHPSVLTTHHPHHHHHQPSQGLDGELLDHLNSALPLGGVPGPDVGSTPSHPHSHMSAINHMAHHSQPMNMSHPHGLASHAVISGPETETDPRELESFAERFKQRRIKLGVTQADVGSALANLKIPGVGCLSQSTICRFESLTLSHNNMVALKPILEAWLEEAERAQREKMTKPEIYTGGDKKRKRTSIAAPEKRSLEAYFAVQPRPSSEKIAAIAEKLDLKKNVVRVWFCNQRQKQKRMKFSAAY; encoded by the exons ATGATGTCCATGAACAGCAAGCAGGCGTTCAGCATGCACCCCATCCTGCACGAACCCAAGTACCCCCACCTGCACACCAGCTCCGAAGCCATCCGCAGAGCCTGCCTGCCCGCCCCCCAG ATCCAGGGGAACATTTTTGCGGGCTTTGACGAGACCTTGCTGCGGGGTGCCGAGGCGCTGGCCGCTGTGGATATCGTATCGCAGAAAACCCACCCCTTCAAGCCGGATGCCACCTACCACACCATGAGCAGCGTGTCCTGCACTCCTACCTCATCCTCCGTCCACCTGCACCACCCCTCCGTGCTGACCACACACcatccccaccaccaccaccaccaacccTCCCAAGGCCTGGATGGTGAGCTCCTGGACCACCTCAACTCCGCCCTCCCTCTCGGAGGGGTGCCGGGCCCCGATGTGGGCTCCACACCTTCTCACCCTCACTCCCACATGTCGGCCATCAACCACATGGCCCATCACTCCCAGCCTATGAACATGTCCCACCCCCACGGCCTCGCTTCCCACGCCGTCATCTCCGGCCCCGAGACGGAGACGGACCCCCGGGAGCTGGAATCCTTCGCCGAGCGCTTCAAGCAGCGAAGGATCAAGCTGGGGGTGACCCAAGCGGACGTGGGCTCCGCATTAGCCAACCTGAAGATCCCTGGGGTTGGCTGCCTTAGCCAAAGCACAATCTGCAGGTTCGAGTCCCTCACCTTATCCCACAACAACATGGTAGCCCTCAAACCTATCCTAGAAGcgtggctggaggaggctgaaagggCCCAGAGGGAGAAAATGACCAAACCTGAGATCTACACGGGGGGGGACAAGAAGCGCAAGCGCACGTCCATCGCTGCCCCCGAGAAGCGCTCTCTAGAGGCTTATTTTGCTGTGCAGCCCCGACCCTCCTCGGAGAAAATCGCCGCCATCGCCGAGAAGTTAGACTTGAAGAAGAACGTGGTGAGGGTCTGGTTTTGCAATCagagacagaagcagaaaaggatGAAATTTTCTGCCGCCTACTGa